The Fulvia fulva chromosome 11, complete sequence genome segment CTGGACGAATGCTTCCTTGCATCATGTCCATGATGAACCACTTTCGTTGGCCAGCTCTTACCTCAAAGCCGACCTTACCGTCACCAGCGAGCTTGCGCAGGACTTGGTCAATGAATGGCTCCAAGGCAAAGGCACGAGTCTCTGCGTTGAGTGACTGCCCATAGATCTCTGCCACTAATTCACTTGTCGTGAGACTTCTCTGACCGCGACTGGCATAACTCGCGAGCGCTGTCAAGACTTGTGCCTCTCGTCGGGTCTTGTGCCGCAGCTCTTGCACCATCTTCAGTGGTAGGTTTTCGATGACGGCACCATGGGCGCTGTAGCCAACCTCGCACTGCTGGTCGGTGATGTTCTGCAGGCTGTCCATGAAGCTGCTTAGATCTTCCATCGTGCTAGTGCCGTGTCCTAGGATGGTGTCACCCGTAAACATGGCACGCGGCTCTCCTTCTTCCTCCAGGATGAAGCACATGTGATCTTCCGAGTGGCCGGGAGTGTGTAGAGCGCGCACGGTGGCGCCTTCGACGTCGAACGTCTGTGCATGGTAGATGTTCTGCTGGCCTCTGTCCGGCTGGTTCTTGTAGATGTGATGCTCCAGGTCCGGATACAGGCGGATCAAATCGGCCACGCCGCCGGTATGATCGCCATGCCAGTGCGTCAACAAGACACGCGCGATGGTGATGCCGCGTGCTTTCAGCGTGTCGTTGATCAGACTCGCCCAGTCTGCCTCTCCGCCTCCAGTGTCGATGATCAGTCGCTGGCGGCCCGTGCCAATTACGTAAGTGTTGGTGCCTTGGAACGTGAACTGCCTTGGATCAGCTTTCGTTTTCGTTTTCGTTTTCGTTCTCGACCTTCTGCATCTTCTCGACAACAACAACACCGACATCAACATATCACATACCTTGCCCGGGTTCTGTCCCAAGATGCGGAGCACTCGCGGCGTGAGCTGCTCGACATCGGGCAGTTCAGGAAGTTGTGCCATCTGGCTCCCCAAGATGTCGTCGAACGCGCACGCATTGAATGCAGAATTGATCTGTCGATATCCACCTTTGTCGTCCATGATGCTAAGTATGCGGTAGGTCGATTCTCAGCGTCGATCCCAGACTTCAATTTTCAGTGCACTTCAAGGCCACTGCAGGGACATCGCACCATATTGCAGCCACGAAGTGGCGTTGCTGACGAAGGAGCTGAGGATTCGACGCGTGCTATCGGCATTGTGCATCAATCGTCCGAAGCACTGGATAAGCAACAGTATCGGATGATTCTAACCACGCTCGGCTCCATCTGAAGCTGAGGCTGCAGGATCAGCTTGGTAACGACCTGCAGGACCACGGGGTATCGATGAAAGGGAAAGCATAAACATCTCATTCGGTGCGTCCCCTGGCGTTCTTGCAATTGACAACTTATCTCCCAGAACATTACAGTACGTCTCCATCTGAGCTTCTTTCCAGACCGGGAGTTGTTGCAGCTCTTAGCGGGTTGTCGGTGGTCGACCCATGTTCCCCATTCTGCCATCACGATCCTGAGCAGATAGTGCGGGCGTGATTGCTCTTCCGGTTTCTGCCCTTTGATAATCAAACTTCTATCATGACGACGAATCATTTGGAGAACAAGGTTCATGCGGCCACTGAATCGCTGTTCTACTTCAGCAATGAATTCCCCAAGCGTGACCTGCAGGACCTTTTCCGGCAAGCACACACGCGAAGCAAATTGGCGCAGCACAAGTGCTTGGCACAATTCATACAAGATGCAACACAAACCGTCAAACAGGAGATTCAAGGACTGTCGATGAAATTACAGCACCTGTTCAAGCCATTGGAAAGCGTCCTGACTTGGGCGGAAGATCACGAGCTTCGGGAAGGCGCACTTTCTGGCGCAATCGACGGTGTTCTGCTTATCGTTGCCCAGATGACTACACTCATTGGGTGAGTCGTGGTCCCGCTCCATTGTGATCTGTCAGTACTGACTATGATTACTAGATATCTTGAAAACAACACTGCCAAGATGGATGACATTGCCACTGCTTCACTCGCTGGCTTAGGCGTTGGTCTATTAACAGCATGTGCTGTCTCTTCAGCATCGACCATCGCCGATCTTTCAGCTACCGGAGCAGACGCCGTCAGAACTGCGTTTCGCCTCGGAGTTCATGTGTACTACGTATCACAGACTCTGGAAGCTCTTGATCCAAGCGCACGTCCAGAAACCTGGGCATACGTGATCAACAACGTTACGCCAACAGAAGCACAAGAGCAGCTCGATACGCTATATGCGAACAGCACTCAGCCTGCCACTAGCAAGGTCTTCATCAGTGCACTAAGCCGATCTTCGGTCACAGTCAGTGGTCCACCAGCGAGACTAAAGGCTCTTGTCACCGGCTCAGAGTTCTTTCGCACTTCGAGGTACATCGCTCTGCCAGTCTATGGAGGGCTCTGTCATGCGCCGCATGTATATGGTCAAGACGATGTCGACATGGTAATGCAAAGTCGAGCATTCTCTGTCCAAAAAGCACCCGCGACCCATCTAAAGAGTGTATGGTCAACTAGCTCTGGATATCCATACCTTGTCGAGGACTCGAAAAGCTTGTTCGCAAGTGTCGTTGCAGAACTTCTCACCAAAGCTATTTGCTGGGACAGTGTGGTCAGCTCAATTGTCAAATATACCGGATTGACCGACGCCTCCGAGATGATCATCTACAATTATGGTAATTCGATACCTCTCAACGAGCTCGAATCAGCTTTGAAGAGCAGCCCAGCCAAGCTCAAGGTCGTCAACAGCAATCTTCTGTCGTGGATGGGGCACAACTCCCCCACCAGCGTCAAGCCACGCAACACACTTCAGTCAAAGTTAGCAATCGTTGGTATGTCGTGCAGGCTACCAGGGGGTGCAACGAGCAACGAGCTGTTCTGGGATGTCCTGAGACGCGGCGTTGATACGTCGCAGGTCATTCCCGCAGACAGGTTCGACGTTGCAACACATTATGATCCTGCTGGCAAGCAGCTCAACAAGAGTATGACCCAGTATGGCTGCTTCATAGATGAGCCCGGACTCTTCGATGCACCGTTCTTCAATATGTCACCACGAGAAGCTCAAACCGTCGATCCCCAAATGCGCCTTGCTTTGGTAACAGCCTACGAAGCACTGGAACAGGCTGGCTATGTGGCCAATCGTACAGCTTCTACACGACTTGAGCGCATCGGCACATATTACGGCCAAGCTGCCGACGATTATCGAGAAGTCAACCAAGGACAAGAAGTGTCGACATACTACATTCCAGGAGGCTGTAGAGCATTTGGTCCAGGCCGCATCAATTACTTTTTCAAGTTTGCTGGTCCAAGTTACAGTATTGACACCGCCTGTTCTTCTGGGTTGGCTGCAGTCGAGGTAAGTCAGGTTACAAGTATCGTCGCACCAACTAACCATGGCCAGGTCGCATGCCAGGCACTTTGGAGGGGCGATGTCGACACGGCCGTGACTGGCGGCGTCAACATTCTCACCAATCCAGATGGCTTCACAGGGCTGTGCAGCGGACACTTTCTGTCCAAAGGACACAATGCTTGCAAGACATGGGATGCCACGGCCGATGGGTATTGTCGTGCTGATGGAGTGGGGTCTCTGGTCATCAAGAGGCTTGAAGACGCTGAGGACGATAACGACAACATACTGGGTGTGATCCTTGGAGCTGGTACCAATCACTCAGCGCAGGCTGTTTCTATTACTCATCCACATGCTGGTCACCAA includes the following:
- a CDS encoding Atrochrysone carboxyl ACP thioesterase gives rise to the protein MDDKGGYRQINSAFNACAFDDILGSQMAQLPELPDVEQLTPRVLRILGQNPGKFTFQGTNTYVIGTGRQRLIIDTGGGEADWASLINDTLKARGITIARVLLTHWHGDHTGGVADLIRLYPDLEHHIYKNQPDRGQQNIYHAQTFDVEGATVRALHTPGHSEDHMCFILEEEGEPRAMFTGDTILGHGTSTMEDLSSFMDSLQNITDQQCEVGYSAHGAVIENLPLKMVQELRHKTRREAQVLTALASYASRGQRSLTTSELVAEIYGQSLNAETRAFALEPFIDQVLRKLAGDGKVGFEVRAGQRKWFIMDMMQGSIRPARSGSAREILVAA